CCCTTACGGTTGAAATTGGCGGGTATGCGGAGCGCAGTTTAAGCGAGCCTGTTATTCAGCCAAGCATATTCGGGCCGAAAATTGCGTTTACCGAATCGGTTGTGACCAATATCAGCATTCTGCGTAGAATTTTGCGAACAAAATCGCTGCAAATCGAGTCCTACGACATTTCAAGCGATATGGTAACGGGCGCCGTTCTGGTCTATTTGGAGGATGTGATCGAGCCGGAACTGCTTCAGGAAGCCAAACGAAGAATTCAGTCATTGGAAGGGAAGAAAGTAACGACCTATACTCATTTGATGGAAGAGCTCCGGGATAATAAAAAAACGAATTTCTTTCCAACCTTAATGATTACCGAACGTCAGGATGCTTGCATCGCCCAGCTAATGGAGGGAAGAGCCGTTGTTTTTATCGACGGTAGCCCCAGCGGAATTATTCTGCCGGCCGTATTCCAGGACTTCTTCAGATCGTCTGAGGACGCTTATCTCCCTAGGCCGATGATGGTTTTTTTGAGGGTGCTTAGATATTGCGCGTTTTTCATCTCGCTGCTGCTTCCCGGAATTTACATCGGAGTGATCAACTACAATTACGAGATCATACCCATTAATCTTGCGATTGAAATTGCGGGCCTTCGCAGCAATCTTCCTTTCCCGTCGGTTATCGAACTGTTGCTGGTTGAAGCCGCATTCGAAATTATGAGGGAGGGTTCGATCCGGATGCCCAAGATTGTTGGCAATGCGTTAACCGTAGTGGGGGCATTGGTTATCGGGGATGCGGCCGTTCAAGCGGGAATCGTCTCGATCGTCGTGATTATCGTCGTGGCCTTTACGGGATTAAGCAGCTACGCGTTTCCGTATTATAATTTTGCGTTCAGCGTCAGATTGCTGCGATTCATCTTCATAGGTGTTGCAAGCATTCTCGGTATTTACGGCGTATTCCTGGGATGCATCATTCTATTTGCGTATCTCGTTAACCGGCGCTCGTTCGGATACCCTTATTTGCAATGGAATGCCAAGAGGTCCTAATCATGAACCCGTTCAAAAAGATAATGGCCGGCCTGCTCGGCTTGACATTGGTTGCGTTGTTGGGCGGATGCGGTGACCGGGTTGAACCCGGCCACTTGCTGGTTATTACCGCGGTTGGGGTAACTAAGGGCGAAAAAGGAAAATACCACTTTTATTTCGAAGGGATAAACCCTTCCGAATTTACGGAAACCAAACGTCAGAGCATATCCAATTCCTTTTTGTTTGATAATGAAGCGGATGCCTTGTCAGGTGCAATCAGCGCAATCTCGCAGGAAATACCGCTTAAACCGGAATTCAGCCACATGCAGTTAATGGCTGTCGATAGGGAGCTTCTGCAGCAAGGCGATTACGATTATATGGATTTCGCCGACCGCTTCGACCAAATTCGCAACAATCTGACTGTCGTTGCCGTCAACGGAAAAGATATAAAGCATATTTTCTCCACCGCGTCACCGGGTTTAACGGTCCCTTCATTTGGGATTCTCATGCAGCTTAACGAGCTGCACGAGAAGGTAGGAGGCAACTACCCGACAACCTTGCTGCGATTTATGAAGAATCTGACGGAAACCGGCAGTAATCCTGTTCTTCCGCTCGTGCAGATCAAAAATTCAAGCGAGAAGGCAGAGACGATGGATTACGCCAAGGAACTCAATAAACAGACGAGCATGGATTTGCATGCCATTGCCGTCTTCCGGGAAGAGAAGATGGTTGGCGAGCTAAGAAACCTTGAAGCCAGGAATGTGATTGTTCTCCGGGATCAAGCAAAGAACACGATTTATAACTATAGCTGCAGCCCGAATAAATATATAAGCATTGCTTTGCAGTATATTGCCGTTAAGAAAAAAGTAGTTTATCAAACGGATAAACCAACCCTCAAGGTATACATGCATGCCACGGGGACGATTAACTCGATTCAATGCGCGGATTACTTTACCGGAAAGTCCAAGGACTATATGAGGATCAACAAGGAATTGGATAAAACCATCGAAACGGAATTAGCTTCCACGATCATTAAGGCGCAGAAAAAATACAAATCCGATATTTTCGGCTTTGGCGAGAAGCTGCGAATGTCCGATTACAAGAAGTTCAAAGAAGTGAAAGACCGGTGGGACGATGAATTTGCCGGTGCTAGCGTCGAGGTCGTCGTCCACGTCAATGTTCAGCGCTCAGGCATCAGGGGTGAACCGTTTATGAATCGCATTAAGAACAAGAAGTACTAAGGCTGGCAACATTCATCGTTTGCTTCTCGTTAAAAGAGTAATATCTGGCAATCGTTTTACCGGGGAGAGGTAGAGATGAAGAGAACAATAGTTTCCAAAATGCTTGTTATTGCTTTGACGCTTAGTATGGCGGCCATCCTGCTAAGCGTGTTTGCATTGGGGTATTTGCTCAGTAAGATTTGAAATTTGCGCGCAGACGAATAAAAAAACCGCTTGACGGTGCATTCTAATCGAAGCTATTATAGACACATGAAGTCTGTGATTGGGAGCTCATCATGAAATATTCAAAAGCGACGAACTACGCTTTACACACTATGGCCTTTCTCATTGCTGCAGCACCGGACAGACCGGTTGGCGTTCAGCAGCTTGCGGATAAGCAAGGCGTTTCACCTACGTACCTTTCGAAGATTCTGACCAAGCTGGTCAAAGCGGGGCTGATTGAGTCGGCTTCCGGAGCAAATGGCGGTTACCGTGCGAGAGGGAAAAAGGAAGACATTTCTTTTCTGGACGTCATTCAAGCGATTGAAGGGACCGCTTCGATCTTTGAATGCTGCCATAGCGAGAATCCGGAATGCCGCATTCATCGGGTGATGCTGTCGGCTGAAGATGCCATGGATCAACATTTGAGAAATACGAAGCTTGTGGATTTGATGAAATAAAGCTGCATTGCCTTGGCGCTTAACGAGGCAATGTCCTTTATTTATCTTAATTACAGACATTATGAGTCTATAAAGTCTATGAAAGACATTGACAAGGAGGATTATTCATTTATGAGATACGATGTTGCCATTATCGGAGGCGGGCCGGCGGGCCTAAACGCAGCACTTGTGCTGGGCAGGGCAAGAAAGACGGTTGCCATATTCGACAACGCGCAGCCAAGGAACAGGGTAACGCATGCTTCACACGGATTTATTACGAGGGACGGAGTTAAACCGGCGGAATTCCGGCGTATTGCTTATGAAGAAGTACTTGGTTACCCGACGGTTAAGCATTTGGAGATTGCTGTGACGGATATCAGGAGGTCGGAAGATGGATTCGTCATTTACACTTCGGCAGGAGAAGAGGTTCAAGCGGGCAAAATCATCTTGTCGGGAGGACTAAGGGAGCAACTGCCGGAGATTAAAGACATCAAGGATTATTACGGGAAAAGCCTATTCGCCTGCCCCTTCTGCGACGGCTGGGAGTTAAGAGATCAAGCGCTGGTCATCATCTCGGATCAACCGCATGCCTTCCATAAAGTCAAGCTGCTTCAGAACTGGAGCCGCGACTGTATCGTATGCACGAACGGCACGGCAGCAGCTCTGGATGCTGAACAGCGTGAGCAGCTTGCAGCAAGGGGGATTACCGTTATCGATACGCCAATCTCGTCTTTGTCCGGCCAAAACGGCATGCTGGAGCGGGTTTATTTTACGGACGGTACTTCAATTGAACGCAGCGGGGGCTTCATTGATCCGGCTCAGATTCCAAACCTCGACTTTAGAGAGGCATTAGGATATGAGACGAGTGACACCGGAGCGATTATGACGAATGAGATGGGGAAAACGACGGCTGAAGGCGTGTATGCCGCGGGTGATACCGCTTATGTAATGCCTTCGCAATTGATTTATGCCGCTGCTTCGGGCAGCAAGGCGGCTATGGCCGTGATGGCGGATCTGACGGAAGAGAATTGGAAGGTGCTGTAAAGGGTTTTTATTCTCCTTGCCGAATACTTTCGGGATAACGATTTCCAATTTATCCGGAGGAGGACTGCGTTTTGCCTTTCTTTTTGAGGACAATGATGAAGGTGCTGCGGGTACCCAAACGAACCATCTTCATTGTGGTCATCGCCTTTGTATTCGGCAGCGCCACTATTGCATACGCCATTGAGCCAACGACCTTTCATACTTGGTTTAACGCGCTTTATTGGGTTATGACCACGATGGCGACGGTTGGGTACGGCGATTATTTCGCGAAAACCGTATGGGGTAAAATCTTTACTTTGTTTATTTATGTATTCGGCATCGGTCTGCTCAGCTTGGTTATCGGCAAAATCATCGATCTCTTATCAACGGTTTATAAACATTGGGAGGCAGGGGAATTGAATTTTCACGGAAAAGATCACATCATCCTCATTAATTGGAGCAAGAAAGCCCAATATGCGATTGAAGAGATTCTGTCCTTCTCGCCAACCTCTCATATCGTTGTAATCGATGAATCCGATAAGCATCCCGTAACAGGCCGTCCCGAGATTCATTTTATAAGCGGGGACCCTTCCTCGGAAGAAATACTGGAGAAGGCGATGCTCAAACAGGCGAAGGCCGTTATTATATTCGCGGATACGCGGATCGACGAGCCTGCGCTTGCGGACGGCAAGACGCTGTTGATTGCCTCCAGTATCGAACGGCTCCATCCCGCTATCCACACAACGGTGGAGATAACGCAGGAGAAGAATACGAAAAATTTCCGGCATGTACATGTCAATGATTTTGTACTATCCTACGATGCCGTCTCAAGGCTGGCTGTCCGGGCTGCGCTTCAGCAAGGAAGCTCGGAAATCATTAACCAGTTAATCCGGCGTGAAGTGGGAGACGATATTTATGAAATTCCGGTCAGACCGGAATGGAAAACCTATAAGGATGCCTTCCAGGGTACATTGGAGTATGGCGCAACGCTCCTGTCCGATCGGGGGGATCTTGGCATAAACCGCAAACTAAACGATCCGATTCCGCCGGATGCGAGATTATACGTCGTATCGGATGAGCTGACCTACCGGAAGCTGCTGACAACCTAGAAGTTATAAGGAGATTGAGGAATGACTGAATTTTGGGAAGCAAGCTTTGTTGAGAATCAGACGATGTGGGGCTTTGAACCTTCCGACTCTTCAATTCTGACAAAGGATTTTTTCCTTGAAAAGAACGTGAAGGATATCTTAATACCCGGTATCGGGTATGGGAGAAACGCAAAGATTTTTACAGACAATGGCATACAAGTAACGGGGATCGAGATTTCCGGGACGGCCATTAACCTGGCAAAAGAAGCCGGATTGCCCATTCCGATCTTTCATGGTTCAGTAGCGGAAATGCCTTTCGATAACAAGCGGTATGACGGGGTATACAGTTATGCGCTTATTCATCTACTGAATCGTGAGGAGCGAGAAAAGTTTATCAAGGATTGCTACAACCAGTTAAAACCGGGCGGTTATATGGTTTTCACTACGATATCCAAGGATGCTCCGATGTTCGGAAAGGGTAAACAGCTGGACAAGGACTATTATGAGATCATGGAAGATCTCAAGATGTTCTTTTACGATACTGACTCGGTTCGGCAAGAGTTCGGGCATTACGGGCTGTTCGAAATATCCGAAATTGAAGAGCCTAACAAACACGCTCTCAATAAACCTTCTTTTAAATTTATCATGATAAAATGTCAAAAAGATAAATGACGTACGAAACGGCAGCCTTCGCTGTCGTTTTTATTTTGCAGACCGTTATAATAGATAAGGTGGAAGGAGTGTATTCATGAAGGTTATCGTTATTGGAGCGGGGATTCTTGGCGCATCGACGGCTTACCAATTGGCGAAGTCCGGTGCCGAGGTTCTGATTATAGATCGCAAAGACAAGGGACAAGCTACGGATGCCGCGGCCGGCATCATCTGTCCATGGCTGTCGCAAAGACGGAATAAAGCCTGGTACGAGCTGGTCAAAGGCGGAGCGCGTTATTACCCGGCGTTAATCGCGGAATTGGAAGCAGAAGGGGAGACCGATACCGGGTACGCCCGGGTAGGTGCCCTCAGCATACATGCGGATCCGGATAAAATCGCAAAAATGTCGGAGCGTGCTTACGCCAAGCGGCAAGACGCGCCGGAAATCGGCAGTATAACTTCCCTTGACGAGAACGCGACAAGGGAGCGGTTCCCGCTGCTCGCGGAAGGCTATTCTTCCGTTCATATCGGCGGAGCTGCGCGGGTGGACGGCCGGGCGCTTCGCGATGCGCTTATCCGTTCGGCGATTCGGAACGGGGCGGAATTTATTTTCGGTGACGCTAGAATGGCATTCGAGACGAGCAGGGTTACAGGCGTAATGATAGGTTCGACTTTCTATGGGGCAGACAAGGTTGTCGTATGCGCCGGAGCTTGGGCAGGAGCTTTGCTGCAGCCTCTTGGGCTGGATTTCCAAGTCAACTACCAGAAAGCTCAAATCATGCATGTGGAGCTGCTAAACAGAGAGTATCAGACGGGCAGCTGGCCAGTTATTATGCCGCCTACGGATCAGTACCTTCTTGGCTTTGACGAGCAGCGAATCGTCATTGGGGCGACTCACGAGAACGATATTACCGGTTATGATACGCGGGTAACGCCTGGAGGTATGCAAGAGGTATTAAATAAAGGCCTAACTCTTGCTCCGGAGCTTGCAAACAGTACATTCCTGGAGATGCGCGTCGGCTTCCGGCCTTTTACGGCAGATTTCCTGCCGGTGTTTGGAGCCGTTCCGGGTTGGGATAATCTTCTTGCGGGCAATGGATTAGGCGCTTCAGGCTTAACGGCCGGTCCGTTTATCGGGAGCCAGCTTGCGAAGCTCGCTTTGGGGATGGAACTAGAAATTGATCCGGCTCTTTATGAGGTGCGTAAAGCACTGGGGGAGCCTAGCGCCGAATAGAGGAAAATAGAGGAAAGGCAGTCCGAGGGACTGCCTTTTTTGCGTTTTATTTTTATTTCGCTTGAAGGGTATGGTTCGCGTGATATTCGCGGTAGGTCGGGTTTTCGCCGCATATCATAAGGCCTTGTCCCCAGTTGACATGCGTGTCTATCGTTGGGACATCCATCGGATCGCGATATTGGAAAAGAACGTTGCGGCGGTTGCGGGTACTGCGGTTAACGTCCGAGCCGTGAACCGTCAAATAGTTGAAGAAGAGAACATCGCCGGCTTTGGCTGGGCAAGGCGTCGCCATCGAGATCGGATATTCCCGGTGATCGAGGTAATGGCGTCCGACATGCGGCATCATGCCGTTCTTATGCGTGCCCGGAATAACGCAGAGACAGCCATTCTCCATGTCGGCGTCATCCAAGTGAACGCTTGCCGCCAGCATGGTGTGGCTTGCATGCGGGAAGTAAGGCGCGTCCTGGTGCAGAGGGAAAGCGGCGCCGTTTTCAGGCGGCTTAACAAGCATTTTGCTATGGTGCAGTTGAACGTTAGGACCAATCAATTGGGACAAAATAGCAGCCATATTCGGATGGATAGCCGCGCGCATGAATGCCGCATCATGGTATTGAACGTCATGGAAGCCTTTCAAAACAAGCTTCTTCAGCTGCTCCGGAGGAAGGTAGTCGCCTTGCCAGGCTGCGTTAGAGTCAAACTTCGATTGAGCGGCACGGTTCAGAATGCCGTCAATGGCCTTTCTCATGTCTTCAACCTCTTGCTGCGAGAATAAACCTTGGACTAACAGATAGCCATTTTCTTTGTAAAATTCTACATCGTTTTGAGTAATCAATTTTATTCGCTCCTCTGCTTGATTGATTGGTAAGCGATTACTTATACTCTGATTATAGGATTATTGGCATCAGGTGTATTTAGCTAAAAAAGCCATCCTTTTAAGAATTTACGCCAGGATGTGAAGAGATGAATATAGAGGCCTTTGAAAACGGCATCCGTTTTTTAAACGAAATGCTCACGAAATGCAAGGCAAGCGGACTTGGCTTTAAGGTCCACTACTGGGACTTGCGACCGCAGCATTACAGCAACCACATTCATAAGCATTCTTACTATGAAGTCTGCTACGTGTTGTCAGGCGAGGGCGAATACCAGGATGAGGATACCGTATACGGTCTTGAGGCGGGGACGTTGTTCGTATCCCGGCCGGGTGTCTGGCATCAGATCCGCAGCGAGAACGGGGTGGGGCTCATGTATGTGGCCTACGAGCTTGATCCGGAGGGTTCGCGCGAAGAAGATTTCCGCCGCTATGGCCGTAATCTGGAGTCGGGCAATGTGGTATTTAAAAATGCCGACTATACAAGGTCTATCCATTACTGGCTTGGGTTGTACCATCATGCTTCCTGCCAGCCATACAATGAAATCGAGGATCTGACCATGATGGCAGGCATCCTGCTCACGAGTCTGGTCCAGCCGTTTGGTCAGGAGGGCAATGTCTCCTCGCCGAGCCCGGCCAGGTCGACGGATTCAACCCGTTATGCGGTTCTGCGTCAGTCTAAGCAATACATTAGAGATAATCTCTCCCGGCCGCTTAAGATTGAGGAGGTTGCGGATTATATGAATCTGTCGACCAGGCAGCTGTCCCGTTTGTTTCAGATGGACGGTGGAGACACGTTCCTGTCTTATTTGCGTAATGAGCGGTTAAAGCATGCGGAGATTCTATTAAAAACCTCTCTAGCTTCGCTGAAGGAAATAGCGGCGGATTCCGGGTTTCAATCCGTTCATTATTTTACGAACGTATTTACGGAACAGATGGGGATGCCGCCCGGCGAATACAGGAGACAGCATCTGGATTAACTTTTAAAACTTGAGTCCCATTAAAAGGAATAACCGGTGCGATACAGAATTGTTCATAGGGATTACAACCAATAGGAAGGGATTGTTGATATGAACGCGTATAACTCGGCTTCAGACATTGCAAACCCAAGTACAGGTCACTTGCTTTCCGATATTCCGGCACATGATCCGTTTATAGTAGCGGATAAGACTGCGGAAACCTATTATTTGTATACCGGCGGAGGCCCGAGAATTCATGGGATGGACCGTTATGGCGTACTCGCTTATAAAAGCAAGGATCTCGTCAGCTGGGAAGGTCCGTACGTGGTGTTTACGATTCCGGACGGAATATGGGCGAATCCAAAGCATGGCGCGTGGGCGCCGGAGGTTCATGCCTATAACGGCCGGTATTATCTCTTTGTTACTTTACATAATAACGACAAGAAGCTCGAAGGACAGGGGAACGGCGGTTATCCGCTTCAATGGCGCGGGTCCGTTATCGCTGTTTCCGATTCACTGGAAGGACCATTCGAGATCATTAAGCGGAATGCTCCGGTTCCGCCGGAAGAGCATATGACGCTGGACGGCTCCTTGTATATAGACGAAGAAGGAACGCCTTGGATGGTCTATTGTCATGAGTGGGTGCAGACGGCGGACGGAACCGTTGAAGCGGTTCGGTTAACCGATGATCTGTCCGACCGGGCATCGGATCCTATTCATTTATTTAACGGCTCGGAAGCTCCATGGGATAATGGCGAGCATAAAGAAGACGGTTCAAGTTCCGTCTATGTGACGGACGGCTGTCAGTTGTACCGAACGAAGGACAACCGCCTCGTCATGTTATGGTCGACTTACGATAAAGGCAGCTACGTCCAGACAATTGCAAGGTCGACAACCGGCAAGCTGGAAGGACCGTGGGAGCAGCTGGAGCCGCTTGTCTTTGATGACAGCGGTCATGGCATGTTCTTCCAGACTTTTGACGGGGAATGGAAGCTGATTCTCCACTCTCCGTTCAAGATGCCCGATTCCCGCTGCAAGCTGTATGATGCGGTGGATGACGGGGATTCGTTCCGGATCAAACAATCATAAAATAATTCCATTCCTAAAAACGCCTGCTATCGAGTGAAATCGAAGCAGGCGTTTTTTTTTGTTCCACCCCAATCATGCGCTTTTTCGACAATTATCAAGAAAATGCGTCTTCCAATGTCGAGCGTTCATTAGGCTGATTAGCATATTGGAAAATACCGTTTGTCCTAGAATAATGGTGGATATGGATTCAGACTCTAATCGTCATCGGGGGATAAGATATGATCGCAAGCTATTGGAACAGGGTTAGGCTCTTGCACAAGCTCATCGTCATTGTCATTTTGTTTCTAATCTTTCCCGTTTTGATCATCGGTTATTATTTGTTCTCGGCCAGCCTGTCGCTTGCCCAGAAGGAAGGACGTGAGATGCTGGAGGAAGTCGTGTATCAGCTGAACGAGAATATCGAATACCGAATCATTGGCTATCAGAATATCCTGATGCAGTTGTCGCTTGATTCCGGAATTACGACCACGCTTACGCAAAACTATCAGTCACTCGAAGAAGAAGTGATGGGTCTCCAGCAAATGAATGCGGCGGTAAACCGGATCAGGTCCTATTTTCCGATGAAGACTATCCAATTCTATAAGACAAATGCTACCCTGCACGAGGATGGCGGAACGGTACTTAATCTGCAGAGAGCGGAGAAGGAAGAATGGTATTCCGATATGAAGGAAGCGAACCAGTCCTTCTACTGGCATTTCAACTGGAAGGATGATTATTCCGAGCCTACGCTGTATATCAGTAAATGGCTCGTGGATTATTTATCGAATGAGAAATACGGATTCATCCATGTTGAAGTGACAAACCGGGCGTTGTTTGATCAAGTTACAAATCCGTTGGCAAGCAAAAAAGGCGGATTTATCGTTCTGGACGATAAGGGGAAAGTACTGGCGGATTATCTGAATGAACAAGGCAAGGAGGACAGTCTGCAGCCCGCATACCTGAGCAAGGTTTACGAGGCAAAGCATGGTTGGTACCGGGCGAAAATAAACGGGTCGAAGAGCCTTGTCGTTTACGAGACGAATAGTCTCGGGTGGAAGGTCGTGACCGTCGTGAGCCAGGAGGAATTATGGCAGAAGCTTCAATTGGTCAAGAAAGCGGCAGTAGCTGTCAGCATTTTGTTCGTTGTTTTAACTGTCACCGTGCTTGCCGGTTTCGGATTAAGAACAACCAAGAGACTTAATTTCCTTATCCGAAGCATGAGAAGGGTACGAAGTGGCGATATGGGCTTAACGATCAAGGTACATAGCAAGGATGAGCTGGCCGATCTTGAAGAGGAGTTCAATAACATGTCTATTCGCCTGGAGCAATCGCTCGGAGACATTTCCGAGGCGAGGAGCCGGGCCGAAAGGGAGAAGCTGAATTTACTTCAAGCTCAGATTAATCCCCATTTTCTGTATAACACGCTTGCCCTGGTCAAGAGCATGGCGATGGACGTCGGATCCTCCGAAATTAGCCGTACGGTTGACGACCTAGCCAGGTTTTTCAGGCTAGCCTTGAATCGAGGGGTCGACATTTTATCATTCTCGGAAGAACTGGAGCATGTCAAAGCATATTTGGAGATTCATAAATCGCGATATCCCGGAAGGCTAAACGTTGTATTTGAATTGGAGGAGGAGACGCTTTTTTGCCACATCGTGAAAATCACGCTGCAGCCCATTGTGGAGAATGCTTTGCTTCATGCCTTCGTCCATACAGGAGGTCGCGGCTGCTTAACGTTATCCGCTTCCATGATTCGGAATACGTTATGCGTCACGATAGCCGATAACGGATCAGGCATGGAGAGTGAACAGCTGGAGCGCTTGTTGAGCAATGCGAATGGAGCCAATGACAACGGCGGATTCGGAGTTTACAACGTGAACGAACGTTTAAAGCGCCACTATGGTGAAGCTTTTTATATGGATATTCAAAGCGCGCCGGGAGAAGGAACCAAGGTATGCTTGCATATTCCGCAAGATAGAAACCATCGCACAGAAGCTAGTTAAATGGGGGGATCATCTTGATTAACGTATTTGTAGTCGACGACGAGGAACGGCAGCGCCGCTCCATTGTAAAGCATGTGGCGTGGGAGCAATACCAAATGCGCGTAACCGGTGACTGGGAAGGCGCGGATGAAGCAATAGAAGGAGCTATGCGGAATGCTCCCGATTTGCTGATTACGGACATTCGCCTGCTCGGCATAGACGGCCTTGAGCTGTCATCCCGCATGAGAAAAATCAATCCGGGTGTTCGCATAATTATGGTCACGGGCTATGAGGAGTTTCAATATGCCAAAACGGCTCTGGATATCGGCGTGGATGCTTTTCTCGTTAAACCGGTCATATTCGAGGAACTGCATGCGATACTGGAGCGAATCTGCCGGGAAGAGCAATCAAAGAGGCTTAGGAGCAGGGAAGAGCTGCAAATGAAGGAGCAGATCGAGGTCTATAAGCCGATTGCGCAGGAGCAATTGCTCCAAGAAATATTGCATGGACTTATTGTTGGCGAGGAGGCGATCCGCAAGAGAGCAATGGCATTTGAGCTGTTCATCGCTGAGGGGCATCGGCGTGTTCTGACAATAAACGATCCATCCGGCCGAGTAGAAGTTATAGCGGTGGAGGATGAGGTGAGCCGTAACAGGAATTTGCTAAAAGAAGCGGCAGAGGCAGCTTTTGGTTCCAATCTGGAGTTAATGACAACATCGCAGCGTGGCAACTTGATCCTTATTTTGCGAAATAATACGGAACTAGACAAATTCGAGCAGGAAACTACCCGAAGCATTGAGCGGCTTTGCGCGGAGATGGAAAGGTGGGATAGCTGTAATTCCCGAATTGGAATCGGACCGCCTGTCGCGGAGGTGAATCAATTAAGCGAGAGTTTTCGTCTCGCCCAAAGAGCGGCGAATTTACAGCTTTTCGGCGGGGAAGAGAGAGTATATTGCTGGAAGCAGCTATTGGAGCAAGGAGCAGGCAGGGTGAAGAGCCTGGAAGAATTAACGGCTGATTTGATAGAGATGCTTGGGGCTGGAGATATTCAGAACAGCTTAAGCCTGCTGGGAGAGCTGCTTAGCACAATTACAGGGAATCTGCAGATGCATGGCGCGGAATTAAGAAGCTTCTGCATGCATCTTACCAGCAGGGCTTACCAAGTTGCCTCGGATATTGGCGAAGCAAACCGTCAGTTCGGTTCAGAGCAAAAGTTATGGGAACAGCTTCTCTTATGCCGGGAGGAGCGTGAGCTGCTGCAGGAAACCATTCGGATTATAAAAGAAATCAGCGAGTTTATCGCGGACCGGAGAATGAGTCACGCTCAGATCGTCGTACAGAAAGCGATTGAATATATGTGTGCGCATTATAAGGAGAATTTATCGCTTCGTTCTGTTGCGGAGTCGGTATTTTTAAGCCCCAATTATTTGGGTGCTCTCTTCAGAACCGAGCTGGGTGAATCCTTCACCGATCAATTAATACGAATTCGTATTCAGAGAGCCAAGGACATGCTGAAGAATCCTGAATTTAAGCTGTACGAAGTTGCGGATCAAATCGGTTATCAGAACATGGGCTATTTTACCGGTTTATTCAAGAGGATGACTGGTCTCAGCCCGAAAGAGTACCGGGATCTTCACGGTTACTCCCGAATCGTGCGAGAACAGAATTAATAGCGTCTCAGGATAATTGTAAGCGCTTTAGCCTTTCTCTATAGTTTTAGTAGGAAGGGAAATAGGAAGAGAGAGAGGAGATGAACCCATGAACCGCCTGTGGATGATCAAGCAAAAGGGCTACCTGCCGCTGTACGTCATTTTGCTGCCCGGCATCGCGTTAGTCGTTTTGTTTAATTACATTCCGATGTTGGGACTTCAAATCGCGTTTCGGGATTACGGCTTCAGCGGCGGCATCTGGAATAGTCCGTGGATTGGCCTGCAAAACTTTAAAGAGTTTGCGGCGAGTCATGACTTCTGGAAAGCGACGGGCAATACGCTATTGCTCACCTTTCTTCGGTTGCTGTTTGTTTTTCCAACCACAATCGTTTTTGCTTTG
This region of Paenibacillus sp. JDR-2 genomic DNA includes:
- a CDS encoding NAD(P)/FAD-dependent oxidoreductase — its product is MKVIVIGAGILGASTAYQLAKSGAEVLIIDRKDKGQATDAAAGIICPWLSQRRNKAWYELVKGGARYYPALIAELEAEGETDTGYARVGALSIHADPDKIAKMSERAYAKRQDAPEIGSITSLDENATRERFPLLAEGYSSVHIGGAARVDGRALRDALIRSAIRNGAEFIFGDARMAFETSRVTGVMIGSTFYGADKVVVCAGAWAGALLQPLGLDFQVNYQKAQIMHVELLNREYQTGSWPVIMPPTDQYLLGFDEQRIVIGATHENDITGYDTRVTPGGMQEVLNKGLTLAPELANSTFLEMRVGFRPFTADFLPVFGAVPGWDNLLAGNGLGASGLTAGPFIGSQLAKLALGMELEIDPALYEVRKALGEPSAE
- a CDS encoding phytanoyl-CoA dioxygenase family protein, whose protein sequence is MITQNDVEFYKENGYLLVQGLFSQQEVEDMRKAIDGILNRAAQSKFDSNAAWQGDYLPPEQLKKLVLKGFHDVQYHDAAFMRAAIHPNMAAILSQLIGPNVQLHHSKMLVKPPENGAAFPLHQDAPYFPHASHTMLAASVHLDDADMENGCLCVIPGTHKNGMMPHVGRHYLDHREYPISMATPCPAKAGDVLFFNYLTVHGSDVNRSTRNRRNVLFQYRDPMDVPTIDTHVNWGQGLMICGENPTYREYHANHTLQAK
- a CDS encoding AraC family transcriptional regulator — its product is MNIEAFENGIRFLNEMLTKCKASGLGFKVHYWDLRPQHYSNHIHKHSYYEVCYVLSGEGEYQDEDTVYGLEAGTLFVSRPGVWHQIRSENGVGLMYVAYELDPEGSREEDFRRYGRNLESGNVVFKNADYTRSIHYWLGLYHHASCQPYNEIEDLTMMAGILLTSLVQPFGQEGNVSSPSPARSTDSTRYAVLRQSKQYIRDNLSRPLKIEEVADYMNLSTRQLSRLFQMDGGDTFLSYLRNERLKHAEILLKTSLASLKEIAADSGFQSVHYFTNVFTEQMGMPPGEYRRQHLD
- a CDS encoding glycoside hydrolase family 43 protein; the encoded protein is MNAYNSASDIANPSTGHLLSDIPAHDPFIVADKTAETYYLYTGGGPRIHGMDRYGVLAYKSKDLVSWEGPYVVFTIPDGIWANPKHGAWAPEVHAYNGRYYLFVTLHNNDKKLEGQGNGGYPLQWRGSVIAVSDSLEGPFEIIKRNAPVPPEEHMTLDGSLYIDEEGTPWMVYCHEWVQTADGTVEAVRLTDDLSDRASDPIHLFNGSEAPWDNGEHKEDGSSSVYVTDGCQLYRTKDNRLVMLWSTYDKGSYVQTIARSTTGKLEGPWEQLEPLVFDDSGHGMFFQTFDGEWKLILHSPFKMPDSRCKLYDAVDDGDSFRIKQS
- a CDS encoding sensor histidine kinase: MIASYWNRVRLLHKLIVIVILFLIFPVLIIGYYLFSASLSLAQKEGREMLEEVVYQLNENIEYRIIGYQNILMQLSLDSGITTTLTQNYQSLEEEVMGLQQMNAAVNRIRSYFPMKTIQFYKTNATLHEDGGTVLNLQRAEKEEWYSDMKEANQSFYWHFNWKDDYSEPTLYISKWLVDYLSNEKYGFIHVEVTNRALFDQVTNPLASKKGGFIVLDDKGKVLADYLNEQGKEDSLQPAYLSKVYEAKHGWYRAKINGSKSLVVYETNSLGWKVVTVVSQEELWQKLQLVKKAAVAVSILFVVLTVTVLAGFGLRTTKRLNFLIRSMRRVRSGDMGLTIKVHSKDELADLEEEFNNMSIRLEQSLGDISEARSRAEREKLNLLQAQINPHFLYNTLALVKSMAMDVGSSEISRTVDDLARFFRLALNRGVDILSFSEELEHVKAYLEIHKSRYPGRLNVVFELEEETLFCHIVKITLQPIVENALLHAFVHTGGRGCLTLSASMIRNTLCVTIADNGSGMESEQLERLLSNANGANDNGGFGVYNVNERLKRHYGEAFYMDIQSAPGEGTKVCLHIPQDRNHRTEAS